Proteins from a single region of Streptomyces spectabilis:
- a CDS encoding MFS transporter: protein MADTDVVAPAEPEPPAPPAPAPAAPPAAAGPHPETDPETATDPAPEREAGTGTDAGARRRDGLLLVVVMGGTFLAVMDGFIVNVALPAVRAGVGASFAQAELTVSGYLLAYGLFLVAGGRLGDLWGPRRLFLAGLALFTAASLACGLAASAPALIAFRAVQALGAALFYPQVLSVLQTAFTGRRQVRAFAMFGATIGGASVAGQLLGGLLLHADLFGLSWRPVFLLNVPLGLLLLLGAALTLPPARRPPHSTGRRGRRGGRGGRGAALDGTGTLLLAGTLVSLLVPLTLGHGAGWPVWSLVLPAAALPGAALFWRHERALARRGGQAVVDPGLFSGGRFGAGSALAVAFFAGNAGLFFLLTLHLQTVLGYGALRAGLCFMPLAVMFVLASLGAPRLQERIGPRLLVAGYALNAAGTLALLAAAVADRTHTAVLPACLAVIGFGQGLGVSPLFAAALEQVPARLAGAASGVLETAAQLGMALGVTLTGLAFAARGGGHPADPAAFGAGLAVAALLALTALALAPRLLHPAPGPARAPGPHR from the coding sequence GTGGCGGACACAGACGTCGTCGCCCCCGCCGAGCCCGAGCCCCCCGCACCCCCCGCCCCCGCCCCCGCCGCCCCGCCCGCGGCCGCCGGCCCCCACCCGGAGACGGACCCGGAGACGGCGACGGACCCGGCCCCGGAGAGGGAGGCGGGCACGGGCACTGATGCGGGGGCACGGCGGCGGGACGGGCTGCTGCTGGTGGTGGTGATGGGCGGCACCTTCCTGGCGGTCATGGACGGGTTCATCGTCAACGTGGCGCTGCCGGCCGTGCGCGCGGGGGTGGGCGCCAGCTTCGCCCAGGCCGAACTGACCGTCTCCGGCTATCTGCTGGCCTACGGCCTGTTCCTGGTCGCCGGCGGCCGCCTGGGCGACCTGTGGGGCCCCCGGCGGCTGTTCCTGGCGGGCCTGGCCCTGTTCACCGCCGCCTCCCTGGCCTGCGGCCTGGCCGCCTCGGCGCCCGCGCTGATCGCCTTCCGCGCCGTGCAGGCCCTGGGCGCCGCCCTGTTCTACCCCCAGGTCCTGTCCGTGCTGCAGACCGCGTTCACCGGCCGCCGCCAGGTGCGCGCCTTCGCTATGTTCGGCGCCACCATCGGCGGCGCCTCGGTGGCCGGCCAGCTCCTGGGCGGCCTGCTCCTGCACGCCGACCTGTTCGGCCTGTCCTGGCGCCCCGTCTTCCTGCTCAACGTGCCGCTGGGGCTGCTGCTGTTGCTGGGCGCCGCCCTGACCCTGCCCCCCGCCCGCCGCCCGCCGCACAGCACCGGCCGCCGCGGCCGGCGCGGCGGGCGGGGCGGGCGGGGCGCGGCACTGGACGGGACGGGCACGCTGCTGCTGGCCGGGACCCTGGTGTCGCTGCTGGTGCCGCTCACGCTCGGGCACGGGGCCGGCTGGCCGGTGTGGAGCCTGGTGCTGCCGGCGGCCGCGCTGCCGGGGGCCGCCCTGTTCTGGCGCCACGAGCGGGCGCTGGCCCGCCGGGGCGGGCAGGCGGTGGTGGACCCGGGCCTGTTCAGCGGGGGCCGCTTCGGCGCGGGCAGCGCGCTTGCCGTCGCCTTCTTCGCCGGGAACGCGGGCCTGTTCTTCCTGCTCACCCTGCACCTGCAGACCGTCCTGGGCTACGGCGCGCTGCGCGCGGGACTGTGCTTCATGCCGCTGGCGGTGATGTTCGTGCTGGCCTCACTGGGGGCCCCGCGGCTGCAGGAACGTATCGGCCCCCGGCTGCTCGTGGCCGGCTACGCCCTCAACGCCGCGGGCACGCTGGCGCTGCTGGCCGCCGCGGTGGCGGACCGGACCCACACCGCGGTGCTGCCGGCCTGCCTGGCCGTGATCGGCTTCGGGCAGGGCCTGGGGGTCAGCCCGCTGTTCGCCGCCGCCCTGGAGCAGGTGCCCGCCCGGCTCGCGGGCGCGGCCTCGGGGGTGCTGGAGACCGCCGCCCAGCTCGGCATGGCACTCGGCGTCACCCTGACCGGCCTGGCCTTCGCCGCCCGCGGCGGCGGACACCCGGCGGACCCGGCGGCGTTCGGGGCCGGCCTGGCGGTGGCCGCGCTGCTGGCCCTGACCGCGCTGGCCCTGGCGCCCCGCCTGCTGCACCCCGCCCCCGGCCCGGCCCGCGCGCCCGGCCCGCACCGGTGA
- a CDS encoding TetR/AcrR family transcriptional regulator, whose protein sequence is MKQERAARTREALVQAAAEAFDRAGFHGTSLGRISKAAGISMGALTFHFPTKDELADTVQLRGLTVTRDAVQRLLTGREAALETVVDLTLELAALLQEEAVVRAAARLTRERESAPQGAPWPSSWLPAVEGLLEAMPAGQLRAGCDPRTVLALVGHLVAGVESYLRSCAAQGCDTCKSAPEQLARIWELALYGIRCGRQG, encoded by the coding sequence GTGAAACAGGAACGCGCCGCACGCACCCGCGAGGCTCTGGTGCAGGCCGCCGCCGAGGCCTTTGACCGGGCCGGTTTCCACGGCACCTCCCTGGGCCGGATCAGCAAGGCGGCGGGCATCTCCATGGGCGCGCTGACCTTCCACTTCCCCACCAAGGACGAGCTGGCCGACACCGTGCAGCTGCGCGGGCTCACCGTCACCCGCGACGCCGTCCAGCGGCTGCTGACGGGCCGTGAGGCGGCCCTGGAGACGGTCGTGGACCTCACCCTGGAGCTGGCCGCGCTGCTCCAGGAGGAAGCGGTGGTGCGCGCCGCCGCCCGCCTGACCCGCGAGCGCGAGAGCGCACCGCAGGGCGCGCCGTGGCCCTCCTCCTGGCTGCCGGCCGTGGAGGGGCTGCTGGAGGCCATGCCCGCGGGCCAGCTGCGCGCGGGCTGCGACCCGCGCACCGTCCTGGCCCTGGTCGGGCACCTGGTGGCCGGGGTGGAGTCCTACCTGCGCAGCTGCGCCGCCCAGGGCTGCGACACCTGCAAGAGCGCCCCCGAACAGCTGGCGCGGATCTGGGAGCTGGCCCTGTACGGCATCCGGTGCGGGCGCCAGGGGTAG
- a CDS encoding NAD(P)H-binding protein, whose amino-acid sequence MRVVVAGASGTVGRLVVEMLEARYEVRALTRDPRAAARAGVGGEKVRADFADRRSLERALAGGDALLLITSDPLRPDHDERVLRAAVRAGVGHVVKLSALAVTDPGAGDVITCWQRACEERLRACGLPWTLLRPRAFMSKALGWAPSVRRQGVVRAVYGASVNACVDPADVAAVAARVLTAPGHAGRCYELTGPGPVCAREQTAVLARVLGRPLRFEELDVQEAWRLWRARYPEPYARALLESAERQRAGAKAGVSQAVRQVTGRAPADFADWARRHARFFR is encoded by the coding sequence GTGCGGGTGGTGGTGGCGGGGGCTTCGGGGACGGTGGGGCGGCTGGTGGTGGAGATGCTGGAGGCGCGGTATGAGGTGCGGGCGCTGACGCGTGATCCGCGGGCGGCGGCGCGGGCGGGGGTGGGGGGCGAGAAGGTACGGGCCGATTTCGCCGACCGGCGCTCGCTGGAGCGGGCGCTGGCGGGCGGGGACGCGCTGCTGCTGATCACCAGTGACCCGCTGCGCCCCGATCACGATGAGCGGGTGCTCCGGGCGGCGGTGCGGGCGGGGGTGGGGCATGTGGTGAAGCTGTCCGCGCTCGCGGTGACGGATCCCGGCGCGGGGGATGTGATCACGTGCTGGCAGCGGGCGTGCGAGGAGCGGCTGCGGGCGTGCGGTCTGCCGTGGACGCTGCTGCGGCCGCGGGCGTTCATGTCCAAGGCGCTTGGCTGGGCGCCGTCGGTCAGGCGCCAGGGGGTGGTGCGCGCGGTGTACGGGGCGTCGGTGAACGCGTGCGTGGATCCCGCGGATGTGGCGGCGGTGGCCGCGCGGGTGCTGACCGCGCCGGGCCATGCGGGGCGCTGTTACGAGCTGACCGGGCCGGGGCCGGTGTGCGCGCGGGAGCAGACGGCCGTGCTGGCGCGGGTGCTGGGGCGGCCGCTGCGGTTCGAGGAACTGGACGTGCAGGAAGCGTGGCGGCTGTGGCGCGCGCGGTATCCCGAACCGTATGCGCGGGCCCTGCTGGAGAGCGCCGAACGCCAGCGGGCCGGGGCGAAGGCGGGCGTGAGCCAGGCGGTGCGGCAGGTGACGGGCCGCGCACCGGCCGACTTCGCCGACTGGGCCCGGCGCCATGCCCGCTTCTTCCGCTAG
- a CDS encoding GNAT family N-acetyltransferase has protein sequence MTEIRTPRLLLRGWQDDDLVPMADIHADLRVMRWIGDGSVRDLERTAEDIERWEQEWDEEGFGLFAVELLASGELIGFAGLSVPEALAQVLPGVAVGWRIGSQFWGQGYASEAAHATLEFALQDRGLDRVISVSRVGDSASENVIRKLGMVPEREMAHPVYGYPVRVHGIDLTEFQA, from the coding sequence ATGACTGAGATCCGTACTCCCCGTCTCCTGCTGCGTGGCTGGCAGGACGATGACCTTGTGCCGATGGCGGACATTCATGCGGACCTGCGGGTCATGCGCTGGATCGGGGACGGTTCGGTGCGGGACCTGGAGCGTACGGCCGAGGACATCGAGCGGTGGGAGCAGGAGTGGGACGAGGAGGGTTTCGGGCTCTTCGCCGTCGAGCTGCTGGCCTCGGGTGAGCTGATCGGTTTTGCGGGGCTGTCCGTGCCCGAGGCGCTGGCGCAGGTGCTGCCCGGGGTGGCGGTGGGCTGGCGGATCGGCTCGCAGTTCTGGGGGCAGGGGTATGCCTCCGAGGCCGCCCATGCCACGCTGGAGTTCGCCCTGCAGGACCGGGGTCTGGACCGTGTGATCAGTGTCAGCCGGGTGGGGGACAGCGCTTCGGAGAACGTCATCCGCAAGCTCGGGATGGTGCCCGAGCGGGAGATGGCGCACCCGGTGTACGGCTATCCGGTGCGGGTGCACGGCATCGACCTCACCGAGTTCCAGGCGTGA
- a CDS encoding SDR family NAD(P)-dependent oxidoreductase gives MITGASSGIGAAAARLFAAEGAAVVLMARRQERLRALAGEIEAGGGRALAVAGDVTVAEDAVRVVKEAVNVFGGLDAAFNNAGWATAGTRLHETDDEVFDRIVEVNLRGAWNCLKAQVTQMLAGGRGGAIVNTASVAGVVATGAAAPYVAAKHGVIGLTRAAAEEYGGRGIRVNALVVGSTRTELMDDVLAQAPALEESFVARSAQKRMARPEEVAQAAAWLCSGRASFVTGAAMAVDGGWTAA, from the coding sequence ATGATTACGGGTGCCTCGAGCGGGATCGGTGCGGCCGCGGCGCGGCTGTTCGCGGCGGAGGGGGCGGCGGTGGTGCTGATGGCGCGGCGTCAGGAGCGGCTGCGGGCGCTGGCCGGGGAGATCGAGGCGGGCGGCGGGCGGGCGCTGGCGGTGGCGGGGGACGTCACGGTCGCCGAGGACGCGGTGCGGGTGGTGAAGGAGGCGGTCAATGTCTTCGGGGGGCTGGACGCGGCGTTCAACAACGCGGGCTGGGCGACCGCGGGCACGCGGCTGCACGAGACGGACGACGAGGTGTTCGACCGGATCGTGGAGGTGAATCTGCGCGGGGCCTGGAACTGTCTGAAGGCGCAGGTCACGCAGATGCTCGCGGGCGGGCGCGGCGGTGCGATCGTCAATACCGCCAGTGTCGCGGGGGTGGTGGCCACCGGCGCGGCGGCGCCGTATGTGGCGGCCAAGCACGGGGTGATCGGCCTGACGCGGGCCGCGGCCGAGGAGTACGGGGGCCGGGGCATCCGGGTCAACGCGCTGGTGGTGGGCAGTACCCGTACCGAGCTGATGGACGATGTCCTGGCCCAGGCGCCCGCCCTGGAGGAGTCCTTCGTGGCCCGCTCCGCGCAGAAGCGCATGGCCCGCCCCGAGGAGGTGGCGCAGGCCGCGGCCTGGCTGTGCAGCGGCCGGGCCTCGTTCGTCACCGGGGCCGCGATGGCCGTCGACGGCGGCTGGACCGCCGCCTGA
- a CDS encoding IS701 family transposase: protein MAGQQQVGVASAAGGSDPLPAFAAALFGHLPRADQRRWAQGYLQGLLSTPGKKSVRRLAAAISDSPTASQSLQQFINASPWEWDPARKELTRYVEQRGAPRAWIIATAVLPKRGGHSCGVHRRFVPEAGRTINCQLGIGVFLSLGELQLPVDWRLMLPEQWNADERLRERARIPALARHRPLWAHAADLAATLARRTRHTPAPVVADMSDHTDVAQLIEQLHRQGRAMVVSVPPGMGVCPATARTTAAHLGAHSPGGARQFLYQHSTRHPHVVTVTTPEHGQRHIRILSGLIRLPGTAHTLRIFTQWRPSLQRPARVWVSNLLDARLDELMALAQLHTRTRATMTHLEDECGLLDFEGRSYPGWHHHMTLVSAAYAYSRLCAPASAAAPPLPRTA, encoded by the coding sequence ATGGCCGGACAGCAGCAGGTGGGGGTGGCGTCAGCGGCGGGGGGCAGTGATCCGCTGCCGGCGTTCGCCGCGGCGCTCTTCGGGCATCTGCCGCGCGCCGATCAGCGGCGCTGGGCGCAGGGGTATCTGCAGGGACTGCTCTCGACGCCGGGCAAGAAGTCGGTGCGGCGCCTGGCGGCGGCGATCTCCGATTCGCCCACCGCCTCGCAGTCGCTGCAGCAGTTCATCAACGCCAGTCCCTGGGAGTGGGACCCGGCCCGCAAGGAGCTGACCCGGTATGTGGAGCAGCGGGGCGCCCCGCGGGCGTGGATCATCGCCACCGCGGTGCTGCCCAAGCGCGGCGGGCACTCCTGCGGGGTGCACCGCCGCTTCGTGCCCGAGGCCGGGCGCACCATCAACTGCCAGCTGGGCATCGGGGTGTTCCTGTCCCTGGGCGAGCTGCAGCTGCCGGTGGACTGGCGGCTGATGCTGCCCGAGCAGTGGAACGCCGACGAGCGGCTGCGCGAGCGCGCCCGGATCCCGGCCCTGGCCCGGCACCGGCCGCTGTGGGCGCACGCCGCGGACCTGGCGGCCACCCTGGCCCGGCGCACCCGGCACACCCCGGCGCCGGTGGTGGCCGACATGAGCGACCACACGGACGTCGCGCAGCTCATCGAGCAGCTGCACCGCCAGGGGCGCGCCATGGTGGTCTCGGTGCCGCCGGGCATGGGGGTGTGCCCGGCCACCGCCCGCACCACCGCCGCGCACCTGGGCGCCCACAGCCCCGGCGGGGCGCGGCAGTTCCTCTACCAGCACAGCACCCGCCACCCGCACGTGGTCACCGTCACCACGCCCGAGCACGGCCAGCGCCACATCCGGATCCTGTCCGGCCTGATCCGCCTGCCCGGCACCGCCCACACCCTGCGGATCTTCACCCAGTGGCGGCCCAGCCTGCAGCGCCCGGCCCGGGTGTGGGTCTCCAACCTCTTGGACGCGCGCCTGGACGAACTCATGGCCCTGGCCCAGCTGCACACCCGCACCCGCGCCACCATGACCCATCTGGAGGACGAGTGCGGGCTGCTGGACTTCGAGGGCCGCTCCTACCCCGGCTGGCACCACCACATGACCCTGGTCTCGGCCGCCTACGCCTACAGCCGCCTGTGCGCCCCGGCTAGCGCCGCCGCCCCGCCCCTGCCCCGCACCGCCTGA